One Roseburia rectibacter DNA window includes the following coding sequences:
- a CDS encoding SGNH/GDSL hydrolase family protein translates to MRGPAAPKDPEKARPYFYIIKEKDIFGSRQEDGTGIQFIYENDGRLINSAQIVGNITDEKILKLLGTVDGFAELVHSIGISVETDDPNDSVNFIFQMYGKKDLYGGGTNLKAEVTCDGMEHKIYLADEKWTKDDDVPGQIKVVFQTPEQMGKLSVRFYLNDGYDAPPEIKDEAVDAGSEAYCEMISHSLMNLGNTYRIRKAIEKSRAGKEVTLAYIGGSITQGAGATPINTECYAYKSYQLFQKRFAVLDNVKFIKAGVGGTPSELGMIRFDRDVLRNGEKPDIVVIEFAVNDEGDETKGNCYESLVRKVLNLPWKPAVVLLFSVFANDWNLQERLRPVGERYDLPMVSIMDAVTPQFTKKKEEGKVLSKNQFFYDMFHPDNIGHTIMADCLQYLFERCEAAEHARLDTFTKGMTEEEILEQQLFEGTAIGADFEQVKLLDKRDTYSYADISEGGFVWTDTKLQSVEMDTDLTLTPEFPYNWMYDGTKSKENWFEMTIRCRSLLLVFKDSGEVNVGKAKVYVDGDYCLTADPHINNWQHCNAVILFVEKERKEHKIRIEIAEEDLEKQFTILGFGFVE, encoded by the coding sequence ATGAGAGGACCGGCAGCACCGAAAGATCCGGAAAAGGCAAGACCATATTTTTATATTATAAAAGAAAAAGATATTTTTGGATCAAGACAGGAAGACGGAACAGGGATACAGTTTATTTATGAGAATGATGGACGTCTGATCAACAGTGCGCAGATTGTTGGAAATATCACAGATGAAAAAATATTAAAACTGCTGGGGACAGTGGACGGGTTTGCAGAGCTTGTTCACAGTATCGGGATATCCGTGGAAACGGATGATCCAAATGACTCCGTCAATTTTATTTTCCAGATGTATGGAAAAAAAGATTTATATGGCGGCGGAACAAATCTTAAGGCAGAAGTAACCTGTGACGGAATGGAACATAAGATCTATCTGGCAGATGAAAAGTGGACAAAAGATGATGATGTTCCGGGACAGATCAAAGTAGTGTTTCAGACACCGGAGCAGATGGGAAAGCTCAGTGTCCGTTTTTATTTAAATGATGGATATGATGCACCGCCTGAGATCAAAGATGAGGCGGTGGATGCCGGTTCGGAAGCGTATTGTGAGATGATCAGTCATTCTTTAATGAATCTTGGAAATACATACCGTATCCGGAAGGCGATTGAAAAATCCAGGGCAGGAAAAGAGGTAACACTTGCTTATATCGGAGGATCTATTACACAGGGGGCAGGTGCAACGCCGATCAATACAGAATGTTATGCATATAAATCTTATCAGTTATTTCAAAAACGTTTTGCTGTATTGGATAATGTAAAATTTATCAAAGCAGGTGTGGGAGGAACACCATCCGAGCTTGGAATGATACGGTTTGACCGGGATGTATTGAGAAATGGAGAAAAACCGGATATTGTAGTCATCGAGTTTGCAGTCAATGATGAGGGGGATGAAACGAAAGGAAACTGTTATGAAAGTCTTGTTCGGAAGGTATTAAATCTTCCGTGGAAACCGGCAGTCGTGCTTTTATTCTCTGTATTTGCAAATGACTGGAATCTTCAGGAGAGGCTGCGGCCGGTAGGAGAACGCTATGATCTGCCGATGGTAAGTATCATGGATGCAGTAACGCCACAGTTTACAAAGAAGAAGGAAGAGGGAAAAGTACTTTCGAAAAATCAGTTTTTTTATGATATGTTTCACCCAGATAATATTGGACATACCATTATGGCAGATTGTCTGCAGTATCTGTTTGAACGCTGTGAAGCGGCAGAACATGCGCGTCTGGATACATTTACCAAGGGGATGACGGAGGAAGAAATTTTAGAGCAGCAGCTTTTCGAAGGTACTGCGATCGGTGCAGATTTTGAACAGGTAAAACTGCTCGATAAGAGGGATACATATTCTTATGCTGACATTTCAGAAGGTGGTTTTGTCTGGACAGATACCAAGCTTCAGAGTGTGGAAATGGATACCGATCTTACATTAACGCCGGAATTTCCATATAACTGGATGTACGACGGAACAAAAAGCAAAGAAAACTGGTTTGAAATGACGATCCGGTGCCGGTCGCTCCTTCTGGTATTTAAGGATTCCGGAGAAGTCAATGTCGGAAAGGCAAAAGTATATGTAGATGGTGATTACTGTCTTACCGCAGACCCCCATATCAATAACTGGCAGCATTGTAATGCGGTGATACTTTTTGTGGAGAAGGAAAGAAAAGAACACAAAATCCGGATTGAGATCGCAGAGGAAGATCTGGAAAAACAGTTTACGATACTGGGATTTGGATTTGTGGAATAA
- a CDS encoding glycosyl hydrolase 115 family protein, translating into MRLIVEQSAYSGVIKIAEKVAKDAELVTGRKTEYLAAENITEDMLRVPDELTVVAATIGKSAVLEKEEIRRRIPLDQIEGKRECYCFAFPEKKDSENPHLLVIAGSDKRGTIYGLFHLSEQMGVSPFVDWCGIKPCHRDKIILAWDMECVSKEPSVEYRGFFINDEWPAFGNWCMHHFGGFGADMYEHIFELLLRLKGNYLWPAMWSARFEDDGPGLKNAILADEYGVIMGMSHHEPCLRQGEEYKYLRGKGSVYGDAWNFRTNRDGIIRFWEDGLKRSGQFENVITVGMRGEADTAILGENAAVADNIALLREVLRVQNQLIRENVNKDLEKVPRMLALYKEVEEFFYGTEDTAGLLKEPELEDIILMLCDDNYGNLRTLPTEEMRKHKGGYGMYYHLDYHGWPVSYEWINSSYLPKIWEQMSMAYDFGVRRLWMVNVGDIATQELPLSFLMDMAYDFERFGSRAVNCVQEYVRQWVRRSFGSFSEEIRQKIAEILNGYTKVIHRRRPEALGADTYHPVNEEESERILSEADDIIKKAEGVRTKLKCESADNQAAFAALIYYPAVATMNLVKMQVFTGLNHYYAGIGAAIANDYGKEAAACFSCDRKLTEWYHQLDGQRWYGMGASQHIGFTHWNEDECQNPVIMQVLLLDKPSVIVAVNGTSQHAEGSMWLDNRMILENFRNPECMEAYVTVYGRSKTESHFSVKEKTDWIKTDVTEGSVDGILHKKQTIKITIDEGSFLQDKENVSGTLVIETPAGQCEIEIPVNRKKYLSAKNVFEDTAGYISIEAEHFYDAKPGAWIKNPDGESGFGILQGYGKTLSAVKYFPSTAYFSLDENAPYLEYRFMLREGGTYEIEFYLQPSNPVTRDNEILYGVQMNEAETVIYNEVDRDYRIGDREEAWSKGVLEQIRKQCAEVVCQKGENALRIYPLTPGFVLEKFVIYPKGYRIRESYLGPAETFHT; encoded by the coding sequence ATGAGACTGATCGTAGAACAGAGTGCTTATTCAGGTGTCATTAAGATCGCAGAAAAAGTAGCGAAGGATGCAGAACTTGTGACTGGAAGAAAAACGGAATATCTGGCAGCAGAAAATATCACAGAAGATATGTTACGGGTGCCGGATGAATTAACAGTTGTGGCAGCAACGATAGGCAAAAGCGCAGTTCTGGAAAAAGAAGAGATAAGACGAAGGATTCCACTTGATCAAATAGAAGGGAAAAGAGAATGTTACTGTTTTGCGTTTCCAGAGAAAAAAGACAGTGAAAATCCACATCTTTTAGTGATCGCAGGCAGTGACAAGCGGGGAACGATATATGGTTTGTTTCACCTTTCCGAGCAGATGGGAGTTTCTCCATTTGTTGACTGGTGTGGGATAAAACCCTGCCATAGAGACAAAATTATTCTTGCGTGGGATATGGAGTGTGTTTCAAAAGAACCGTCAGTAGAATACCGGGGATTTTTTATCAATGATGAGTGGCCTGCGTTCGGAAACTGGTGTATGCATCATTTTGGCGGTTTTGGTGCAGATATGTATGAGCATATTTTTGAGCTGCTTCTTCGTCTGAAAGGCAATTATCTGTGGCCGGCGATGTGGAGTGCAAGATTTGAGGATGACGGACCTGGCCTTAAGAATGCCATTTTAGCAGATGAATATGGCGTTATTATGGGAATGTCACACCATGAGCCCTGTTTAAGACAGGGAGAAGAGTATAAATATCTCCGCGGGAAAGGTTCTGTTTATGGTGATGCATGGAATTTTCGGACAAACAGGGATGGAATTATACGGTTCTGGGAGGACGGATTAAAACGGAGCGGACAGTTTGAAAATGTCATAACTGTGGGAATGCGTGGAGAGGCTGACACGGCAATCCTTGGAGAGAATGCTGCGGTTGCGGATAATATTGCGCTGTTACGGGAGGTTCTTAGGGTACAGAATCAACTGATCCGGGAAAATGTAAATAAGGATTTAGAAAAAGTACCGCGGATGCTTGCACTTTATAAAGAGGTGGAGGAGTTCTTTTACGGAACAGAAGATACGGCGGGACTTTTAAAGGAACCGGAACTGGAAGATATTATTTTGATGCTCTGTGACGATAATTATGGAAATTTAAGAACGCTTCCAACAGAAGAGATGAGGAAACATAAGGGCGGATATGGGATGTATTATCATCTGGATTATCATGGGTGGCCGGTTTCCTATGAATGGATCAACAGTTCCTATCTTCCTAAAATATGGGAACAGATGAGTATGGCGTATGATTTTGGTGTCAGGAGATTATGGATGGTCAATGTCGGTGATATTGCAACGCAGGAACTTCCATTGTCTTTTCTTATGGATATGGCTTATGATTTTGAGCGCTTTGGAAGCAGGGCGGTAAATTGTGTGCAGGAGTATGTCAGGCAGTGGGTTAGAAGATCTTTTGGCAGTTTTTCAGAAGAAATCAGACAGAAAATTGCAGAGATATTAAACGGATATACCAAAGTGATTCACAGGCGCAGACCAGAAGCATTGGGAGCGGATACCTATCATCCGGTCAATGAGGAGGAGAGTGAACGGATTCTGTCAGAGGCAGATGATATCATAAAAAAAGCAGAAGGAGTCCGTACAAAATTAAAGTGTGAGTCTGCAGATAATCAGGCAGCGTTTGCAGCACTTATTTATTATCCCGCTGTTGCGACAATGAATCTGGTGAAGATGCAGGTCTTTACCGGGTTAAATCATTATTATGCCGGAATCGGGGCGGCAATTGCAAATGATTATGGGAAAGAGGCAGCAGCGTGTTTTTCCTGCGACAGGAAACTTACCGAATGGTATCACCAGTTAGACGGGCAGAGATGGTATGGTATGGGAGCCTCACAGCATATCGGGTTTACGCACTGGAATGAGGATGAATGTCAGAATCCGGTTATCATGCAGGTCTTATTACTGGATAAACCATCGGTGATAGTAGCAGTGAATGGTACAAGCCAGCATGCCGAAGGAAGCATGTGGTTAGATAACAGAATGATACTGGAGAATTTCCGGAATCCGGAATGTATGGAGGCATATGTTACCGTTTATGGCAGGAGTAAGACAGAGAGCCATTTTTCTGTTAAGGAAAAAACGGACTGGATCAAAACAGATGTCACAGAAGGCAGTGTGGATGGGATTTTACACAAAAAACAGACAATTAAAATAACGATTGACGAGGGCAGTTTCCTTCAGGACAAAGAAAATGTAAGTGGAACACTTGTGATAGAAACTCCGGCGGGGCAGTGTGAGATAGAAATTCCGGTAAACAGAAAAAAATATTTGTCTGCAAAAAATGTTTTTGAAGATACGGCGGGATATATTTCTATTGAGGCAGAACATTTTTATGATGCAAAACCTGGTGCATGGATCAAAAATCCGGATGGAGAGAGTGGATTTGGCATTTTGCAGGGATATGGAAAAACATTGTCAGCCGTTAAATATTTTCCTTCGACGGCATATTTTTCATTGGATGAAAACGCACCTTATCTGGAGTATCGTTTTATGTTAAGAGAGGGCGGTACATATGAGATAGAATTTTATCTGCAGCCGTCAAATCCGGTGACAAGGGATAATGAGATCCTCTATGGTGTGCAGATGAATGAAGCAGAAACTGTGATTTATAATGAAGTAGACAGGGACTACCGTATCGGGGACAGGGAGGAAGCCTGGTCAAAGGGAGTATTAGAACAGATCCGGAAGCAATGTGCAGAGGTTGTCTGCCAGAAAGGGGAAAATGCTTTGCGTATTTATCCACTGACACCCGGATTTGTATTGGAAAAGTTTGTGATTTATCCGAAGGGATACAGGATCAGAGAAAGTTACTTAGGACCGGCGGAAACATTTCATACGTGA